A section of the Clostridium omnivorum genome encodes:
- the dnaB gene encoding replicative DNA helicase encodes MEKSKFVNTDAEMEVLGAIFIDNVVMKDIIDILKPEDFYNTAHGIIYSAMCRLYIAGTPIDTTTIVHELGESVSEVGGITYISQLVSSSISASNVLVHCSIVKYKARRRMLYSALNQCLLDVKNTDTKNDELIERLENQFKSIEAYETKRDGKLEETAEKYLMLLEQRCKNQGVTGGYATGLKLIDKFSGGFQKQDLIILAARPSMGKSAVALNMAANMTLDNDLKVAVFQLEMNQLSTFERIIANKAAVPMDRLKKGELLDEEWGEVVYKTNSLQSSGLNIYDDVYSLRDIRSECKRLKLKNGLDVVFVDYLQLIENGSDIESRNENVSKISRGLKLLAKELDITVVALSQLSRAPEARNNHRPHLSDLRDSGSIEQDADMVMFLYRDEYYNGDSEDAGLIEFIIAKHRNGETGTIKARWQGKYQRVVA; translated from the coding sequence ATGGAGAAGAGTAAGTTTGTAAATACTGATGCAGAGATGGAAGTATTGGGTGCAATATTTATTGATAATGTGGTTATGAAGGATATTATAGATATTTTAAAGCCTGAGGACTTTTATAATACGGCTCACGGAATTATATATAGTGCCATGTGCAGACTCTACATAGCGGGTACACCAATAGACACTACCACAATTGTTCATGAACTAGGGGAAAGTGTTTCCGAAGTTGGCGGTATAACTTACATATCACAGCTTGTAAGCAGCAGCATCAGTGCCAGCAATGTATTAGTCCATTGCAGTATTGTTAAGTATAAAGCTAGAAGGAGAATGCTCTATTCTGCCCTAAATCAATGCCTTCTAGATGTGAAAAACACTGACACTAAAAATGATGAGCTTATTGAAAGACTTGAAAATCAATTTAAAAGCATAGAAGCCTATGAGACTAAGAGGGACGGAAAACTAGAAGAAACGGCAGAAAAGTACCTTATGCTCTTAGAGCAGAGATGCAAAAATCAGGGAGTAACAGGGGGATATGCTACAGGGTTAAAGCTAATAGATAAATTTTCAGGGGGCTTTCAAAAGCAGGACTTGATTATCCTTGCAGCAAGGCCCTCCATGGGAAAATCAGCTGTGGCACTGAATATGGCTGCTAACATGACACTAGATAATGACCTTAAGGTAGCAGTTTTTCAGCTGGAGATGAATCAACTGTCTACCTTTGAAAGGATAATTGCCAATAAGGCAGCTGTACCTATGGATAGGTTAAAAAAGGGGGAGCTTCTTGATGAAGAATGGGGAGAGGTAGTATATAAAACCAACAGCCTGCAGAGTTCTGGACTGAATATTTATGATGATGTTTATTCACTAAGGGATATACGCTCGGAATGCAAAAGGCTGAAGCTGAAAAATGGCTTGGATGTTGTTTTTGTGGACTACCTTCAGCTAATAGAAAATGGCAGCGATATTGAGAGCAGAAATGAAAATGTGAGCAAGATTTCAAGGGGACTTAAACTGTTGGCTAAGGAGCTGGATATCACAGTAGTAGCACTTTCTCAGCTTTCAAGAGCACCAGAGGCAAGGAATAATCATAGACCGCACCTTTCAGACTTAAGGGATTCTGGTTCTATTGAGCAGGATGCGGATATGGTGATGTTTCTCTATAGAGATGAATATTATAACGGGGACAGTGAGGACGCTGGACTTATAGAATTTATTATAGCTAAGCACAGGAACGGTGAGACTGGAACTATTAAAGCTAGATGGCAGGGGAAGTATCAGAGAGTGGTGGCTTGA
- a CDS encoding GNAT family N-acetyltransferase translates to MEYEIIHLPKETWKGTIIPIRYKTKKYYDVIVNKNDNGFAIEIEKKDFTEPVTHTPEEYDFPDKLYEDHWENAYAWGVLDKGELVAAIETDPELWSNRLRVTELWVAEKYQKQGIGHTLIEMAKEQARRERRRAIILETQSCNVNAIDFYQHEGFTFIGMDTCCYKNNDLQRKEVRLELGWFPEKKRRISAEEIEIRMETKDDWYNVELMAQRAFWNKHHLGCDEHYLVHKLREDKDYLPELSRIAVKDGKVIGCIMYSKSRIVDGADTHEIITFGPLCVEPKWQGCGVGELLLRETMNLATNKGYKGIVIFGEPDYYPRIGFKTCDNFNITTADGRNFDAFMGIELTQDGMKGIKGKFYESEAFENLPEEEVEEYNKKFPKLQKLRFPGQWD, encoded by the coding sequence ATGGAATATGAAATTATACATTTACCAAAGGAAACGTGGAAGGGAACCATAATTCCAATAAGGTATAAAACAAAAAAGTATTATGATGTTATAGTAAATAAAAATGATAACGGCTTTGCTATTGAAATAGAAAAGAAAGACTTTACAGAGCCTGTAACTCATACACCAGAAGAATATGATTTCCCAGATAAGTTATATGAAGACCACTGGGAGAATGCCTATGCTTGGGGAGTATTAGATAAAGGCGAATTAGTTGCTGCAATTGAAACTGATCCAGAATTATGGTCTAACCGTCTAAGAGTTACAGAGCTATGGGTAGCAGAAAAATATCAAAAGCAAGGAATAGGCCATACGTTAATTGAAATGGCAAAAGAACAAGCAAGAAGAGAACGTCGTCGAGCTATTATACTAGAAACTCAATCCTGTAATGTTAATGCAATTGACTTTTATCAGCATGAAGGCTTCACCTTCATTGGTATGGATACCTGTTGCTACAAAAACAATGACTTACAAAGAAAAGAAGTAAGGTTAGAACTGGGATGGTTTCCAGAAAAAAAGAGAAGAATTAGTGCTGAGGAAATAGAAATTAGAATGGAAACAAAGGACGATTGGTACAATGTAGAGTTAATGGCACAGCGTGCATTTTGGAATAAACATCATCTTGGCTGTGACGAGCATTACCTTGTGCATAAATTACGTGAAGATAAAGACTACCTTCCAGAGCTAAGCAGAATTGCAGTTAAGGATGGTAAGGTAATAGGTTGTATAATGTATTCAAAGTCACGAATTGTTGATGGTGCAGATACTCATGAAATTATAACCTTTGGACCTCTTTGTGTAGAACCTAAATGGCAAGGCTGTGGAGTTGGCGAGCTGCTACTCCGTGAAACCATGAATTTAGCTACAAATAAAGGTTATAAAGGCATTGTAATCTTTGGAGAACCAGATTATTATCCTCGAATAGGCTTTAAAACCTGTGACAACTTTAATATTACAACTGCTGATGGCAGAAACTTTGATGCCTTTATGGGAATTGAATTAACTCAAGATGGCATGAAAGGCATAAAAGGAAAATTCTATGAATCAGAAGCTTTTGAAAATCTTCCAGAAGAAGAAGTAGAGGAATATAATAAAAAATTCCCTAAGCTTCAAAAATTAAGATTTCCAGGGCAATGGGATTAA
- a CDS encoding LysE/ArgO family amino acid transporter, giving the protein MKYLLQGLLFGLAYVAPIGAQNLYVINTATSQSKLRTYQVALITVFFDISLAISCFFGIGLLIDKCLLLKEIILLLGSVIVTYIGIGLIRSTSKVSDSKNGDDSLIKIIASCFAVTWLNPQAIIDGSLLLGGFKASLPSEMSKYFILGVCIASFVWFNSLAILVSKFRSKFNKLIKWINVICGVILIFYGVKLGYSFIQLIK; this is encoded by the coding sequence ATGAAGTATTTATTACAAGGACTATTATTTGGACTTGCCTATGTAGCACCTATAGGAGCGCAAAATTTATACGTAATTAATACAGCAACAAGTCAAAGCAAATTAAGAACGTATCAAGTCGCGCTTATAACTGTTTTCTTTGACATTTCACTTGCTATTTCATGTTTTTTTGGAATAGGCTTGTTGATTGATAAGTGTCTTTTACTAAAAGAAATAATACTTTTACTTGGGAGCGTAATTGTAACTTACATAGGTATTGGGTTAATACGTTCAACTTCAAAAGTATCAGACAGCAAAAATGGAGATGATTCTTTAATTAAAATTATTGCTTCATGTTTTGCAGTAACCTGGCTTAATCCTCAAGCAATAATTGATGGTTCTTTATTATTAGGAGGATTTAAGGCTTCACTACCTTCAGAAATGTCAAAGTATTTTATATTAGGAGTTTGTATTGCTTCATTTGTTTGGTTTAATTCACTAGCAATTCTAGTATCAAAGTTCCGCAGCAAATTTAATAAGCTGATAAAATGGATTAACGTAATTTGTGGAGTAATATTAATATTTTATGGTGTTAAATTAGGATATTCATTTATTCAACTAATTAAATAA
- a CDS encoding YugE family protein, with amino-acid sequence MNKVKSIIDEWDPANLLCIYCPDNEYDDEIHEIINALPNIQDVEELAIVIQNVFTEFFGEQRPKWDYTQCLIIAKKIFSS; translated from the coding sequence ATGAATAAAGTTAAAAGTATTATTGACGAATGGGACCCCGCAAATTTGTTATGTATTTATTGCCCTGATAATGAATATGATGATGAAATACATGAGATTATCAACGCTCTACCTAATATACAGGATGTTGAAGAATTAGCAATTGTTATACAAAATGTATTTACTGAATTCTTTGGTGAGCAAAGACCTAAGTGGGATTATACCCAATGTCTTATTATTGCCAAGAAGATATTTAGTTCGTAA
- the cysS gene encoding cysteine--tRNA ligase, which produces MKFSVYNTMSRKKEEIVPLKEGEIKLYTCGLTVYNYAHIGNLRTYIFEDALKKSMEYVGFKVKHVMNITDVGHLESDSDTGEDKMSKGAMREKKTVWEIARFYEEAFLKDFQLLNIVRPTVVCRATEHIQDMIKFIQILEEKGYTYIANGNVYFSIEKYPDYTKLANLSIDELEAGSRVEVDPFKKNPLDFVLWFTNSKFTNQIMQWESPWGKGFPGWHIECSAMSTKYLGERIDIHCGGVDHIPVHHTNEIAQSESALGHKWVNYWMHGEFLVMNNEKMSKSTGDFLTVSRLVEQGYSPLDYRYFCLQSRYRKQLVFSFESLTEAQKSLKKLKSRIKNIAEGHQIDETLDKGKLQVYRDKFIAQISDDLNIPNAFTVLSEVIKAKELNNTEKLYLIKDFDKVFSLNLAEEEALNENSNIDEQHIESLILERNKARAEKNWARADEIRNMLLESNIELVDTKEGTTWKVK; this is translated from the coding sequence ATGAAGTTTTCAGTTTATAACACCATGTCAAGAAAAAAGGAAGAAATAGTACCTCTTAAGGAAGGGGAGATTAAGCTATATACCTGTGGGCTCACAGTTTACAATTATGCTCATATAGGTAACCTAAGAACCTATATATTTGAGGATGCTCTTAAAAAATCCATGGAGTATGTGGGCTTTAAGGTTAAACATGTTATGAATATAACGGATGTAGGTCATTTGGAGTCCGACTCCGATACAGGGGAAGACAAGATGTCTAAAGGTGCTATGAGAGAAAAGAAAACTGTATGGGAAATAGCAAGATTTTATGAAGAGGCCTTTTTAAAAGATTTCCAGCTGCTGAATATAGTAAGGCCCACAGTGGTTTGCAGAGCTACAGAGCATATCCAGGATATGATTAAGTTTATACAAATATTAGAGGAGAAGGGCTATACTTATATAGCTAATGGCAATGTATACTTCTCAATAGAAAAATATCCAGACTACACGAAGCTTGCAAATTTGAGTATAGATGAGCTTGAAGCAGGCAGCAGGGTAGAGGTAGATCCATTTAAGAAGAACCCTCTTGATTTCGTGCTTTGGTTTACAAACTCCAAGTTTACAAATCAGATTATGCAGTGGGAATCACCTTGGGGCAAGGGTTTTCCAGGATGGCACATTGAGTGCTCAGCTATGTCAACCAAATACCTTGGAGAAAGGATAGATATTCACTGCGGAGGGGTAGATCATATTCCAGTACACCATACAAATGAAATAGCTCAATCTGAAAGTGCTCTAGGACACAAGTGGGTAAATTACTGGATGCATGGAGAGTTTCTAGTAATGAACAATGAAAAAATGTCAAAATCCACAGGAGACTTTTTAACAGTTTCAAGGCTTGTGGAACAAGGTTACAGTCCATTAGATTATAGATATTTTTGCCTTCAGTCTAGGTACAGAAAGCAGCTTGTATTCAGCTTTGAAAGCCTTACAGAAGCTCAAAAATCATTAAAAAAATTAAAGAGCAGAATAAAAAATATTGCTGAGGGCCACCAAATAGATGAAACATTAGATAAGGGCAAGCTTCAAGTATACCGAGATAAATTCATAGCTCAAATAAGCGACGATTTGAATATACCAAATGCCTTTACGGTTTTATCAGAGGTTATAAAAGCTAAGGAGCTAAATAATACTGAAAAGCTATACTTAATAAAAGATTTTGATAAGGTGTTTTCCTTAAATCTTGCGGAAGAGGAAGCTTTAAATGAAAACAGTAATATTGATGAGCAGCATATTGAAAGCCTAATTCTGGAAAGAAACAAGGCTAGAGCTGAGAAGAATTGGGCAAGAGCAGATGAGATTAGAAATATGCTTTTAGAAAGCAATATTGAATTGGTTGATACTAAAGAAGGTACTACCTGGAAAGTTAAATAG
- a CDS encoding flavodoxin family protein: MKILIINGSPHKGNTWLLTEEVKEQIAVIDNTVKFEEIHLSELNIPFCIGCSMCFREGLIFCPHNQYIQPIMDKIEGCDGVIFSVSCFQGAVTAITKNFTDHLAFLLHRPRYFYKKALIISTTGGVSANSVTQSLANTLPGWGFNKCYQLPIVALSWNAYKPTEKHKKKAFKISKAFYMDLKSKKLHSPKIGVLIPFNLFQAMCKEYTPGSEYSTQDGVFWKKYVGMRYAPGIPLPIYKMAIGRIIFQIGKYLSPKMIVTYKK, translated from the coding sequence ATGAAAATATTGATAATCAATGGTAGTCCACATAAAGGAAATACATGGCTTTTAACGGAGGAAGTAAAAGAGCAAATAGCAGTTATAGATAATACAGTAAAATTTGAGGAGATACATTTAAGTGAACTAAATATTCCATTTTGTATAGGCTGTAGCATGTGTTTTAGAGAGGGGCTTATTTTTTGTCCTCATAATCAGTATATCCAGCCTATTATGGATAAAATTGAAGGTTGTGATGGGGTAATTTTTTCTGTTTCCTGTTTTCAAGGTGCTGTTACTGCCATTACTAAAAATTTTACCGACCATTTAGCATTTTTACTTCATCGCCCCAGATACTTTTATAAAAAGGCTTTGATTATTTCAACTACAGGCGGTGTTTCTGCAAATAGTGTTACACAATCTCTAGCTAATACCTTACCAGGCTGGGGATTTAATAAATGCTATCAATTGCCTATTGTTGCATTGAGTTGGAATGCCTATAAACCAACTGAAAAGCATAAAAAAAAGGCATTTAAAATATCTAAGGCGTTTTATATGGATTTAAAATCAAAAAAACTTCATTCTCCGAAAATTGGAGTTTTAATTCCTTTCAACTTATTCCAAGCCATGTGTAAGGAATATACACCTGGATCAGAATACTCAACACAAGACGGAGTTTTTTGGAAAAAGTATGTTGGTATGAGATATGCTCCAGGAATTCCATTACCGATATACAAAATGGCGATTGGGAGGATTATCTTTCAAATAGGGAAATATCTTTCACCAAAGATGATTGTAACATACAAAAAATGA
- a CDS encoding nitroreductase family protein, producing the protein MIKEIEMRRSIRKYIDKPVENEKITEILESARLAPSGNNTQPWHYVVVESKEMREKIMEASHNQKWMLTAPVFIVCVADVRCRIKEDISIDDNSPQDEVKRIIRDTAISVGYMLLQATNLGLGTCWVGDFTQEEIRPVLNIPSDKYVVGVITVGYPNETPKPRPRKNLEDIVHHELW; encoded by the coding sequence ATGATTAAAGAAATTGAAATGCGTAGAAGCATAAGAAAGTATATTGATAAACCAGTTGAAAATGAAAAAATAACTGAAATACTTGAAAGTGCAAGATTAGCTCCTTCAGGTAATAACACACAACCATGGCATTATGTAGTAGTAGAATCTAAAGAAATGAGAGAGAAAATAATGGAGGCTTCCCATAATCAAAAGTGGATGTTAACAGCCCCTGTCTTTATAGTATGTGTTGCAGATGTACGATGTAGAATAAAAGAAGATATATCAATTGATGATAATAGTCCACAAGATGAAGTAAAACGGATAATCAGAGATACAGCGATTTCAGTAGGATATATGCTCCTACAAGCCACTAATTTGGGACTGGGAACTTGCTGGGTTGGGGATTTTACACAAGAAGAAATTAGACCGGTATTAAATATACCTTCTGATAAATATGTAGTTGGGGTTATAACAGTTGGTTACCCTAATGAGACTCCTAAACCCAGGCCAAGAAAGAATTTAGAGGATATAGTTCATCATGAATTATGGTAA
- a CDS encoding sensor domain-containing diguanylate cyclase, protein MYIDDNNTIFFQLIDAIPSPVFYKDVNRVYKLCNNAFSEYLGIKKENIINHTVYDISPKELADIYDTADLELIKAKDKQYYETQVKFNDGLYHDVSFLKAAILDSNGAVEGIVGVMLDITERKKSENKITRLLKLRDSMLDINHALMHIDNIDELLDLILEKALISIDNATTGCIFVLDEKKQLRIASQKGLESKKAENFTMNFEDSFSIYGTEATNYKTMIINDVQKLDSENYSYPLDNNHTYKINSLINSPIIIDEKLYGFLNLHSPINNIFNNTDTELLEYTAQEAGKAISKYMLYEQTIHQARYDKLTNLYNVRHFEQLFSELLKKSASLNENFLLVMFDLNGLKKTNDTYGHLVGDELLKAFSCKLSELTASSDILARLGGDEFIAIFFHTSIDSLTRKFEDLLSNFRINPIMFEENKLTCSFSYGFASYPEDGVSYSKLLTVADQNMYKYKRDFYKHSIE, encoded by the coding sequence ATGTATATTGATGATAATAACACTATTTTTTTTCAACTTATAGATGCAATTCCTAGTCCAGTATTCTATAAAGATGTTAATAGAGTATATAAGCTATGCAATAATGCCTTTTCTGAATATTTAGGTATAAAAAAAGAGAACATTATTAATCATACTGTCTACGACATCAGCCCAAAAGAACTGGCGGATATTTACGACACTGCAGACTTGGAGTTAATTAAAGCAAAAGATAAGCAATACTATGAAACTCAAGTTAAATTTAATGATGGCTTATATCATGATGTAAGCTTTTTAAAAGCAGCTATACTGGATTCCAATGGGGCTGTAGAAGGCATAGTAGGAGTAATGCTTGATATTACGGAACGTAAAAAATCCGAAAATAAGATTACAAGACTGCTTAAATTAAGGGACTCCATGCTAGATATAAATCATGCCCTTATGCATATAGACAATATAGATGAATTACTTGATTTAATATTGGAAAAAGCTCTTATATCTATTGATAACGCCACTACGGGGTGTATTTTTGTACTAGATGAAAAAAAACAATTAAGAATTGCTTCACAAAAGGGACTGGAGTCAAAGAAAGCAGAAAACTTCACTATGAATTTTGAAGATTCTTTCAGTATATATGGTACAGAAGCTACAAACTACAAAACCATGATAATTAATGATGTCCAAAAGCTGGACAGTGAAAATTATTCCTATCCCTTGGATAATAATCATACCTATAAAATTAATTCCCTCATTAATTCTCCTATTATTATTGACGAGAAGTTATATGGTTTTTTAAATCTGCATAGTCCAATTAACAACATTTTTAATAATACAGATACAGAACTGCTGGAATATACCGCTCAGGAAGCTGGAAAAGCCATCAGCAAGTATATGTTATATGAACAGACAATTCATCAAGCAAGGTACGATAAGCTTACCAATTTGTACAATGTAAGACACTTTGAGCAGCTATTTAGTGAATTACTAAAAAAATCAGCAAGCTTAAATGAAAACTTTTTATTAGTGATGTTTGACTTAAATGGCTTAAAGAAAACAAATGACACTTACGGCCATTTAGTTGGTGATGAATTATTAAAGGCATTTTCTTGTAAGCTCAGTGAACTTACTGCTTCATCAGACATTCTTGCAAGGCTAGGCGGCGATGAATTTATAGCTATTTTTTTCCACACTTCTATTGATAGCCTAACTAGAAAGTTTGAGGATTTATTAAGCAATTTTAGAATTAATCCAATAATGTTTGAAGAAAATAAACTTACTTGCAGCTTTAGCTATGGCTTTGCCTCCTACCCAGAAGATGGGGTTAGCTATAGTAAGTTATTAACGGTTGCAGACCAAAATATGTATAAGTATAAAAGAGATTTTTATAAGCACAGTATAGAATAA
- a CDS encoding DnaD domain-containing protein, with the protein MARYRSIQTSFWQDNFIVKLPLIEKSFYSYILTNSRTNQCGIYNFSITFSAIELGCSEEGIRELINKFVQYGKILYDTENEEIMILNWYKYNLNTSRNTLICVNRELEEVKNKEFIKRFYELCKLKRYPLEIIFNGIEVGEPIEAKKDIEPAGKEGAADKKATMADVVKHFSTNIHLITPIELEDLKDWCGKLNEDIVIMAIDEAVRNNARNIKYISGILINWHSEGLKGVEDVKLFMKSWQEKSGKKPKVNEGYNNAGAYKVVAEVGANGEE; encoded by the coding sequence ATGGCGAGGTATAGAAGTATTCAAACTAGCTTTTGGCAAGATAATTTTATAGTTAAGCTGCCACTTATAGAAAAGAGCTTTTACAGCTACATATTGACTAATTCTAGGACAAATCAATGCGGTATTTATAATTTTTCTATAACCTTTTCTGCTATTGAATTAGGCTGCAGTGAAGAGGGAATTAGGGAGCTTATAAACAAGTTTGTTCAGTATGGAAAGATCTTATATGATACTGAAAATGAAGAGATTATGATATTAAATTGGTACAAGTATAATCTAAACACCAGCAGAAACACCCTTATATGTGTAAATAGGGAGCTGGAGGAGGTAAAAAATAAGGAGTTTATTAAAAGATTTTATGAGCTGTGCAAGCTAAAAAGATATCCTCTTGAGATTATCTTTAATGGAATAGAGGTGGGAGAGCCAATAGAGGCAAAGAAAGACATAGAACCAGCAGGAAAAGAGGGTGCAGCAGATAAAAAAGCTACCATGGCAGATGTAGTTAAGCATTTTAGTACCAATATTCATTTAATAACACCCATAGAGCTGGAGGATTTAAAGGATTGGTGCGGCAAGCTTAATGAAGATATTGTAATTATGGCAATTGATGAAGCTGTGCGTAATAATGCAAGAAACATAAAATATATAAGTGGAATTCTTATAAATTGGCATAGTGAGGGCTTGAAAGGGGTGGAGGATGTAAAGTTATTTATGAAAAGCTGGCAGGAAAAGAGCGGTAAAAAGCCAAAGGTAAATGAGGGGTATAACAATGCTGGCGCTTATAAGGTAGTGGCGGAGGTAGGAGCAAATGGAGAAGAGTAA
- a CDS encoding alpha/beta fold hydrolase, translating to MGMYILLIFIALGIIIAIQYAIDIHAAYKRLNHYTVKAINTEYGKLSYMDEGSGEAILISHGIFGGYDQGLVSLDGLVGNGYRKIAPSRFGYPSSDLPSEPTPKNQAKAFLNLLDNLGIQKAYVLTTSAGGAAGISFAIEYPDRVKGLILLSSGMPAGKKTREEIKGLQGPPAPIVNNFPMWLSTKYFGFIFKSMFNSDINNAVYSTMLPVKPRKEGIMADEAITNLDMDINFDDYKVEKITAPILVVHAKDDPMAKYESAKKFIARTNAKTAIFETGGHLITGHGEAVSIAIKKFIDETK from the coding sequence ATGGGGATGTATATATTATTAATTTTCATTGCACTTGGAATTATTATAGCAATACAATATGCTATTGATATTCATGCTGCATATAAAAGACTGAATCATTATACTGTCAAAGCTATTAATACTGAGTATGGTAAATTAAGTTATATGGATGAGGGTTCAGGAGAAGCAATACTCATATCTCATGGTATCTTTGGAGGATATGACCAGGGGTTAGTATCATTAGATGGGCTTGTAGGCAATGGCTATCGGAAGATAGCACCATCACGTTTTGGTTACCCTAGTTCTGATTTGCCATCCGAACCAACACCAAAAAATCAAGCAAAAGCATTTTTAAACTTGCTTGATAATCTTGGAATTCAAAAGGCATATGTTCTTACTACATCCGCTGGAGGAGCAGCAGGAATTTCATTTGCAATTGAGTATCCTGACCGGGTAAAAGGACTAATTCTTCTTTCATCTGGAATGCCTGCCGGGAAAAAGACACGGGAAGAAATAAAAGGGCTGCAGGGACCACCTGCACCAATAGTTAATAATTTCCCAATGTGGCTTTCTACAAAGTATTTCGGTTTTATCTTCAAATCCATGTTTAACTCTGACATTAACAATGCTGTATATAGTACTATGCTTCCAGTAAAACCTCGTAAAGAAGGAATAATGGCAGATGAAGCAATAACAAATTTAGACATGGATATTAATTTTGATGACTATAAAGTTGAAAAAATTACAGCCCCTATTTTAGTTGTTCATGCAAAGGATGACCCCATGGCAAAATATGAGAGTGCTAAAAAATTCATTGCACGTACAAATGCCAAAACAGCCATCTTTGAAACTGGAGGGCACCTAATAACAGGCCATGGAGAGGCGGTTTCTATAGCAATAAAAAAATTTATTGATGAAACAAAATAA
- a CDS encoding HAD family hydrolase: MENIKCIFFDIGDTLVNEDAVWEQRCIEQAEMEDAKKLGLSAKQIYEEIINASLAYKPQYRTVVKKFGFSKSAPYRHELEKLYNDVDLVLQALSQKYKLGIIANQTDGLVDRLNSLGILKYFSFIISSWDYQIMKPDMKLFQIAVEKSGCKVSETVMVGDRLDNDIFPAKSIGMKTIWVKQGFGGMQRPKTEYYVPDREITSLSELLYIL; the protein is encoded by the coding sequence ATGGAAAATATAAAATGTATTTTTTTCGATATAGGTGATACATTGGTTAATGAGGATGCTGTATGGGAGCAAAGATGCATAGAGCAAGCAGAAATGGAAGATGCAAAGAAGCTTGGTCTCTCTGCTAAGCAAATATATGAAGAAATTATTAATGCATCTTTAGCATACAAGCCTCAATACAGGACAGTTGTAAAGAAGTTTGGTTTTTCAAAATCTGCCCCCTACCGCCATGAGCTTGAAAAACTATACAATGATGTTGATCTAGTTTTACAAGCATTATCACAAAAATATAAGCTTGGCATCATTGCTAATCAAACGGATGGACTTGTAGACAGGTTAAATTCCCTTGGGATTTTAAAGTATTTTTCATTTATCATTTCGTCCTGGGATTATCAGATTATGAAGCCCGATATGAAACTCTTTCAAATAGCTGTTGAAAAGTCAGGCTGCAAGGTCTCTGAAACAGTTATGGTTGGAGATCGTTTAGACAATGATATCTTTCCTGCAAAATCCATTGGCATGAAAACAATATGGGTTAAGCAAGGCTTTGGTGGAATGCAAAGACCCAAAACAGAGTACTATGTTCCAGATAGAGAAATTACAAGCTTAAGCGAATTGTTGTATATATTGTAA